A genomic window from Tolypothrix sp. PCC 7910 includes:
- a CDS encoding DUF262 domain-containing protein, which produces MKKESPKVSLDALIPREAFEVKGQQGQNIGRIIPTVSASELEQNRLFYDFLRKPDFQRETNEWDAQTICDFIESFLDDELIPAVILWRSSSGYCFVIDGSHRLSSLIAWINDDYGDGNISKKFYDGDDEEQKLAAKEIRRLINERIGSYKDYQSLTQHREQVDPKKLERAKNLAASGIQLQWVTGDSTKAEASFFNINQKAAPISETEMRLLKARTKPNGVAARAIMRSGNGHKYWSDFSSEKQENIEKLAQEIHQMLFEPKLKNPIKITDVPVVGNLSTSQRHEFILEFVNIVNGIDSDHEIDLEDDLTGEKTIKVLINCRKILQIINSNHPSSLGIHPLIYFYTSDGRYRVGSFYGVVTLILELESNKSYSKLIKVRKDFEWIIWQYDDIVPQIVSKSSAVKARKKVKDFYLQVIEKLLQGVDKKSVVKEIVEEKICGSLKIKSKSNTNIVQSKTFSRETKTAAFIREALPKIQRCKICGGFLHSHSISIDHKIRKADGGLGNLENAQLTHLYCNTTFKN; this is translated from the coding sequence CACTGATACCAAGAGAAGCATTTGAAGTTAAAGGACAGCAGGGTCAAAATATAGGAAGGATTATTCCTACAGTATCTGCTAGTGAATTAGAGCAAAATCGTCTTTTCTATGATTTTTTAAGGAAACCTGATTTTCAACGAGAAACTAATGAGTGGGATGCTCAGACAATATGTGATTTTATTGAAAGTTTTTTAGATGATGAGTTAATACCAGCAGTTATTCTTTGGAGGAGCTCCAGTGGATATTGCTTTGTAATTGATGGTTCACATCGGCTTAGTTCTTTAATAGCTTGGATAAATGATGATTATGGTGATGGCAATATTTCTAAGAAATTTTATGATGGAGATGACGAAGAGCAAAAATTAGCTGCTAAAGAAATTAGAAGACTAATTAATGAGAGAATTGGTTCTTACAAAGATTATCAATCATTAACACAGCATAGAGAACAAGTAGATCCTAAAAAGCTTGAAAGAGCAAAAAATCTAGCAGCTTCAGGTATTCAGCTTCAGTGGGTAACAGGCGATTCCACTAAAGCTGAAGCTTCATTTTTCAATATTAACCAAAAAGCAGCACCAATCAGTGAAACAGAGATGCGCTTGTTAAAGGCTCGAACCAAGCCTAATGGTGTTGCGGCTCGTGCAATTATGAGAAGTGGTAATGGTCACAAGTATTGGTCAGATTTCTCTTCAGAAAAACAGGAGAATATTGAAAAATTAGCCCAAGAAATACATCAAATGCTTTTTGAACCTAAACTAAAAAATCCTATAAAAATTACAGACGTACCAGTAGTAGGAAATTTATCAACTTCGCAAAGGCATGAATTCATATTAGAGTTTGTCAATATAGTTAATGGTATAGATTCTGATCATGAAATAGATTTAGAAGATGATTTAACGGGAGAAAAAACTATAAAAGTTTTGATTAACTGTAGAAAAATACTTCAAATAATTAACAGTAATCACCCTTCATCTCTGGGAATACATCCGCTTATATATTTTTATACTAGCGATGGGAGATATAGAGTAGGTTCATTTTATGGCGTAGTTACCTTAATCTTAGAGCTAGAAAGTAATAAATCTTATTCTAAACTTATAAAGGTACGTAAAGATTTTGAATGGATAATTTGGCAATATGATGATATAGTTCCCCAAATTGTAAGTAAAAGCAGTGCAGTAAAAGCAAGAAAAAAGGTAAAAGATTTTTATTTACAGGTAATAGAAAAACTCTTACAAGGTGTAGATAAAAAAAGCGTAGTTAAAGAAATAGTAGAGGAAAAAATTTGTGGTTCCTTAAAAATTAAATCCAAAAGTAATACCAATATAGTACAAAGTAAAACTTTTTCGAGAGAAACAAAAACAGCGGCTTTTATCAGAGAAGCTTTACCAAAAATCCAACGATGCAAAATTTGTGGTGGTTTTCTCCATAGCCATTCCATATCTATCGACCACAAAATAAGAAAGGCAGATGGAGGGTTAGGTAATTTAGAAAACGCACAGTTAACTCATCTATACTGCAATACCACATTCAAAAATTAA
- the uvrA gene encoding excinuclease ABC subunit UvrA gives MSEQKLAASLNGHLPHSSHNNQNTIRIRGARQHNLKNLDLELPRDRLIVFTGVSGSGKSSLAFDTIFAEGQRRYVESLSAYARQFLGQLDKPDVEAIEGLSPAISIDQKSTSHNPRSTVGTVTEIYDYLRLLFGRAGEPHCPICDRCISPQTIDEMVDRIMDLSDRTRFQILAPVVRGKKGTHRKLLSSLASQGFVRVRVDGEVRELSDSIELDKNFTHTIEVVIDRLIKKDGIQERLVDSLSTCLKLSSGIANILITHDKGQITNDEAQTEEELVFSENFACPEHGAVMEELSPRLFSFNSPYGACPNCHGIGSLKRFSPDLIIPDSDAPVYAAIAPWSEKDNSYYLELLYALGQAHGFELQVQWSKLTPEQQQIILHGEEATTAAERKQSFKGVIPILQRQYEGGSELIKQKLEDYLIDQPCEVCHGKRLKPEALSVRLGQYKILDLTGVSIRDSRQRIEQLKLSDRQFQIADLVLREIKARLQFLLDVGLDYLTLDRPAMTLSGGEAQRIRLATQIGSGLTGVLYVLDEPSIGLHQRDNGRLLKTLTKLRDLGNTLIVVEHDEETIRAANHIVDIGPGAGIHGGHIVAQGDLQELLTAEDSLTGAYLSGRRVIHTPAERREGNGRSLTIKNAHRNNLRNIDVEIPLGKLVAVTGVSGSGKSTLINELLYPALQHHLTKRVPLPKEIEEIKGLNSVDKAIVIDQSPIGRTPRSNPATYTGVFDVIRDVFSQTVEAKARGYKPGQFSFNVKGGRCEACSGQGVNVIEMNFLPDVYVQCEICKGARYNRETLQVKYKDKTISDVLNMTVEESLDFFQNIPKAVTRLQTLVDVGLGYVQLGQPATTLSGGEAQRVKLATELSRRATGKTLYLIDEPTTGLSFYDVHKLLDVLQRLVDKGNSILVIEHNLDVIRCADWVIDLGPDGGDKGGEVIAVGTPEEVAENSRSYTGEYLRQVLQQYPAVKK, from the coding sequence ATGTCAGAGCAAAAGCTAGCCGCATCCTTAAATGGACATCTTCCGCACTCCAGCCACAACAACCAGAATACAATTCGTATTCGGGGTGCTAGGCAGCATAATCTGAAAAATCTTGATTTAGAATTACCACGCGATCGCCTGATTGTTTTTACTGGCGTTTCTGGTTCGGGTAAGTCGTCTTTGGCTTTTGATACCATCTTCGCGGAAGGACAACGCCGCTATGTGGAATCTCTTAGCGCCTATGCTCGGCAATTCTTGGGACAATTGGATAAGCCGGATGTGGAGGCGATTGAAGGTTTAAGTCCGGCGATTTCGATTGACCAAAAGTCTACTTCTCATAACCCCCGTTCCACAGTGGGGACGGTGACAGAAATTTACGATTATTTGCGGCTGTTGTTTGGGCGGGCGGGTGAACCCCATTGTCCGATATGCGATCGCTGTATTTCACCGCAAACCATTGATGAGATGGTAGATCGGATTATGGATTTAAGCGATCGCACTCGCTTTCAAATTCTCGCCCCCGTAGTTCGGGGTAAAAAAGGCACTCACCGCAAACTGTTATCGAGTTTGGCTTCCCAAGGTTTTGTCCGGGTGCGCGTTGATGGTGAAGTCAGAGAATTATCCGATTCCATTGAATTAGACAAGAATTTCACTCACACTATTGAAGTAGTCATCGACCGTTTAATCAAAAAAGATGGCATTCAAGAACGTTTAGTTGATTCGCTATCTACTTGTCTCAAACTATCAAGTGGAATTGCCAATATTCTCATCACTCATGACAAAGGACAAATAACAAATGACGAAGCACAAACAGAAGAAGAACTAGTATTTTCTGAAAACTTTGCTTGCCCAGAACATGGGGCGGTGATGGAAGAATTATCACCACGATTGTTCTCGTTTAACTCACCTTATGGTGCTTGTCCTAATTGTCATGGGATTGGTAGTTTAAAAAGATTTTCGCCAGATTTAATTATTCCTGATAGCGATGCACCAGTTTATGCAGCAATTGCACCTTGGTCAGAAAAAGATAATTCTTACTATTTAGAATTGCTCTATGCTTTAGGGCAAGCTCACGGATTTGAATTACAAGTTCAGTGGAGTAAATTAACTCCAGAACAGCAACAAATTATTTTACATGGAGAAGAAGCCACTACCGCAGCCGAGCGCAAACAAAGCTTCAAAGGCGTGATTCCCATCCTGCAAAGGCAATATGAAGGCGGTTCTGAGTTAATTAAGCAGAAATTAGAAGATTATTTAATAGATCAGCCCTGTGAAGTTTGTCATGGCAAGCGGTTAAAACCGGAAGCCTTATCAGTGCGTTTAGGACAGTATAAAATCTTAGATTTAACGGGTGTTTCAATTAGAGATTCTCGCCAGAGAATTGAACAATTAAAATTAAGCGATCGCCAATTTCAAATTGCTGATTTAGTCCTGAGAGAAATTAAAGCCAGATTGCAATTTTTACTGGATGTTGGATTAGATTACCTCACCCTCGACCGTCCCGCCATGACCCTATCTGGTGGCGAAGCCCAACGCATTCGTTTAGCCACACAAATTGGTTCTGGGTTAACAGGAGTTCTCTATGTTTTAGATGAACCAAGTATAGGTTTGCATCAAAGAGATAACGGCAGACTGCTCAAAACTTTAACCAAATTACGCGATTTAGGTAATACTTTAATTGTGGTAGAGCATGATGAAGAAACCATCCGTGCAGCGAACCACATTGTTGATATTGGCCCTGGTGCAGGAATTCATGGCGGTCATATTGTCGCCCAAGGTGATTTGCAGGAATTACTAACTGCAGAAGATTCTTTAACAGGTGCTTATTTATCAGGAAGGAGAGTAATTCATACGCCAGCAGAACGGCGTGAAGGAAACGGGCGTAGTTTGACAATTAAAAACGCCCATCGCAATAATCTGCGAAATATTGATGTCGAAATTCCTTTAGGTAAACTTGTCGCCGTCACTGGTGTTTCTGGTTCAGGAAAATCAACTTTAATAAATGAATTACTTTACCCAGCTTTACAACACCATTTAACAAAGAGAGTTCCTTTACCCAAAGAAATAGAGGAAATAAAGGGATTAAATTCTGTTGATAAAGCCATTGTTATTGACCAGTCTCCTATTGGGAGAACCCCACGTTCTAATCCTGCAACTTATACAGGTGTTTTTGATGTCATTCGTGATGTCTTTTCCCAAACAGTAGAAGCCAAAGCGAGAGGTTATAAACCCGGACAATTTTCTTTTAATGTTAAAGGTGGCCGTTGCGAAGCTTGTAGCGGACAGGGTGTAAATGTCATAGAAATGAACTTTTTACCTGATGTTTATGTCCAATGTGAAATCTGTAAAGGTGCGAGATATAATCGCGAAACATTGCAGGTGAAGTACAAAGATAAAACCATTTCCGACGTTCTCAACATGACAGTTGAAGAAAGCTTAGACTTTTTTCAAAACATACCAAAAGCTGTTACCCGCTTACAAACTTTAGTTGATGTTGGCTTAGGTTACGTTCAATTAGGTCAACCAGCAACCACCTTATCTGGTGGCGAAGCACAACGCGTAAAATTAGCCACAGAATTGTCTCGTCGCGCCACAGGTAAGACACTTTATTTAATTGATGAACCGACAACAGGGTTATCTTTTTATGATGTCCACAAATTGCTAGATGTCTTGCAACGTTTGGTAGATAAAGGCAATTCAATTTTAGTAATTGAACATAATTTAGATGTGATTCGTTGTGCTGACTGGGTAATAGATTTAGGCCCAGATGGTGGCGATAAAGGTGGAGAAGTAATTGCAGTAGGAACACCAGAAGAAGTTGCAGAAAATTCCCGTTCTTACACTGGCGAATATTTGCGTCAGGTATTACAGCAGTATCCTGCTGTCAAAAAATAG